The DNA region CTTTTACTTGTCCTCTTTCCATGAATTGTTTTTGCTGTTTTTGCTGTCTTATCAATTATGCATATGCTGATTATGTGATGGTGTTCACTTGTTCATATCTTGTGAATGAAGTAAAATAAGATATATTGGAGTCAAACATGTCAATATTTGCATGAAACTGGATTTGAAAAGCATGGTGAATTCATTGCAGGATATGAACTTCAAGAAGggtgtgaatgaaaaacagagaacctCGACTGAATCGTCAAGACCATCCTTCTCTTCTTGTTCATCATCACTATCCTCCTTGGATTGTAAGGCCGAAGCTGAAGCTACCTTCGACGGGATTGTTTTTCCTGAAACTCTTTCAACTATCTCTCCCCATTTAGCACGTCACACACTTGACCTTAGGGATGTAGTGAAGGATTCAATGTATAGGGAGCCCCGAGGGCTGTCGGTTAAGACTACTGCCAAAGAGGAAGCTGCCTTTCATACTATGAAGCACAAGGATTCTCCGCGACCTTTTCGTCCGTCGAAAGCTGTTGATGGATGTTATGGAGTTGGAATAGATGGGAAACATAGTGTGCCTGTTGATCTAAATGATTCCATGCGAGTGCTTGCTAAACTTAGAGAGGCACCTTGGTATTATGGAGAAATGAGACCGTCGCATGAAGTGAAAGACGGAAAATGGCATTCAATCTCAAAGGATTCCCCTCGGTTTGCTTATGACAGAAGGGAAACCAGCCGTTTTTCTTTTGAATCCCACGACACTATCAAATCGACACCAAAGATAAGAGAATTTCCAAGACATTCACTAGATAGTAGGGAAGGCACGTGGCGCGGTCACAATGCCGAATCAAAACCAAGTCACCACTCAAGCAAAGCTTACAGCTGCACCTCCACCTCAAATAACAAAGTTTCTAGCCCACAACAGTCTTCGACTATCCAGAGCCGGCCTCCGAGTGTTGTAGCAAAGTTAATGGGCTTGGAAGCATTGCCGGATTCTGCTTTGGCCAGTTATACTCAATCAAGTCCAGGTGAGACTTACACAGCTCAAGATAATGGTCAGTTTCCaatatcaagagatggattcaccTGGCCACTCCGAGTTTCTAGTTCCCCGAAAATCTCATTGAAAGACCCAACATCCCCTCGGCGGAAGAATGCTGATCTGGTTATGAAACCCATCTCAAGTGCTAGAGTTCCCATTGAGCCTGCACCATGGAAGCAGCAGGATGGAAATAGAAGCTCTCAGAAAACAAGTTCAACAGCAACAAAAGCTCCCGCAAGAACACCGGATTCATTTACCTCGGTTTATAGTGACATTGAGAAGAGATTGAAGGATCTTGAGTTCAAACAATCTGGAAGGGATCTCAGAGCATTAAAACAGATACTAGAAGCAATGCAAGAAAAGGGACTATTAGACAACAGAAAAGAAGAGCAAGCTCCAAATGTTGCTCGAAATCAAAGAGACTATGAACCAAAAGTTATCAATTTAATCGAGAATTCTACATCGGCAAGGCATCAAAATCCCCAAGGAAACAATGCTCTGTCGTCTACAATCAAGGGATATGACTCGGCAAGAGCGTTTGAATCCCCGATAGTGATCATGAAACCTGCGAAATTTGTTGAGAAAACCAGGATTTCTGCTTCTTCAGTCACACCAATTGGTTCCCAGAAACTCCAGAGCAGTGGTGCATATGTAAATAAAAATGCTCTGTCTTCAACCGGGGAAGTGAAAGATCAGCCTTCTAACACTAGTCACTGCAACCGTGATGCTTCTACGAGTGCCGTCGATAAGAAAGCAAGAAATGGGAAGACTATGAAACAAGCACAAACACAAACAAGGTCTCAACAATTTCCAAGAGAGAATAGCCCGAGTTCGGTAAAGCACTCCAGATCTGTAAGCCCAAGAATGCAACAGAAGAAGTTGGAGTTAGATAAGAGAGCTCGTCCGCCTGCGCCACCAGTGGACTCGAACAAACCAAGAAGGTTAACTGGTAAGAAGACGGCAGAATTAGGTCCCCCGGCCGGAAAAATAAGGCCAAAAGGCCGCAACTCACGGCCTGGTGACGAGCAAATGAGCGAGGCAAGCACTGAATCAAGAAGCTTAAGTTGCCAAGGGGACGATGTTTCTCTGAAGTCCGATGGTATCACCGTCGATTCAAAGACGGATATTGAATTCACCAGCAGTTTAAGATCTGCTGAAATTGAAGATGGCCAGAGCCCATCCTTGAAGGCTATGAAGCAATTGGTTTCACAAACAGTGCAAGTATAAATCATTATTATCTCCTTTAATTCCAGTTTTAATCATAGCATAAACATATTCTTAATTAGCTGATTATGATAATTATATTTTGCTTGTTCTAGAAATCATCTGAGAGGTTGGATCAGGATGAGACAGTTGCTGAACTTGCAACCGTTGCCCCGGAGAATCCAAGTCCTATGTCATCTCCAGGAAAGAAGACACCGGAAGAGCGAAAAGGTATAATTACAAACATAACCCTTAATCTGTTTAGATGTTTCCTCAAGAGGTTAAAATTCACCAATCTTGTTCAGCAGATAATGAGAATCAAGATCTGTGGAACACTGCGGATAGCCTTTCTTTTAACAGCTCCGGTGAGATGAATCGCAAGAAACTGCAGAGCATAGATCATCTTGTTCAGAAGCTCAGACGGCTAAACTCTAGTCACGACGAAGCTAGAATCGATTACATTGCTTCGCTATGCGAAAACACAAATCCAGACCACAGATACGTATCTGAAATACTGTTGGCCTCAGGTCTCCTACTCAGAGATCTGAGTTCTGAATTGTTGACATTTCAACTGCACACGTCCGGTCATCCGATTAACCCGGAGCTTTTCCTTGTACTGGAGCAGACGAAAGCGAGTAGTTTGCTTGCGAAAGAAGAAAGCACTGGAAAAGTTGCCTACCCGAAGCTAAATGCCGAGAAGTTTCACCGGAAACTCATCTTCGATGCTGTGAACGAGATCCTCGGTGTGAAACTAGGCTCCTCTACTGAGCTATGGTTTCAGCCCAGCACAGTCAATCTCGCGAAGAAAACCGTTGGCGCGCAAAAGCTTCTCAAAGAACTATGCTTCGAGATAGAGAAAATGCAAGCCAAGAATCATGATTGCAGTTTAGAAGAGGAGGATAGTCTGAAAAGCATGCTAATGGAAGATGTCATGCATGAGAGCTGGACCGAATTCAACCGCGATTTACCCGGGGTTGTGTTGGATGTTGAGAGACTGATATTCAAGGACTTGGTCGACGAGGTTGTGATCGGCGAATCGGTTGGCTTGCGAGTCAAGTCATCGGTGCGGCGGCGGAGGCAGTTTAGGAAGTAGTTTTGTTGCATTCCTCCCTTTCTCATTGATACTAAGTTCACTTTGTTCCTATCATTTGCATATAATTCTTTTATATTGCATACAAGTTTGCTTGTTAGATCTttgattataattattattatttttttggctaAGATGTAAAGAAAATAATATGACTTATCATGGGTTTATTGTCATAGATATATATACGTAAAAGGTAAAAACTAGTTATGTGAAACTCTTCCTCATTTTTTACCAATGATGATTTGCATTTGATTTAAGATTGAAATAGTTGGTGAAACTATGTTGAAAATGTTCAGAAAGAACTAAagtttcaaataaataaataaaacttaaatctgAATATTGATGATACAGCTTGTGTGTATAATTTCAATTCTTATAAATAATGTTACAAAAGTATAAAATTCTAACTAAAAAGCAGTCTATAAAAAGACAAGAATAAATAAAGATACATAATACTAAAATGTAAACCAAGAAATTCAATTAATCTaatattagtatattttgtcaaCTAATCACTAAGGAAAATTACTTGTAAGAGCCATTATATAACAAATAAGTGTAAAACAACGAATTGACGCAGTTGCCTTCGTAGCATAGTGGTACTGCGTTCGCTTCGTAAGCGAAAGGTCGCGAGTTCGATTCTCGCCGGGGGCTATtatctttttcactttcattttttcGTTAATTTGGGCTTCTGATATTCCTCATGGATATTATAGTAAGGGCCAAAATTTGGGCTAGGCCTTAGTACTAATTTCAGCCGATTAAAATGGTAGAACCCATTCTTCTATTCTCATTTCTCAAAGTAAATAAAATATGAATGCCAAAAACCAAATATATATTGAGAATTAAAAAAAGGTTACTTGTTTTTCTTTGTAGCTACTATCAAATATCAATGattaaaaatggaaaaaacaCACGTGATACATGTTAATTTGTTTCTGTCAAAGAATGCTGCACCTAAACCTAAACCAATACACcgaccaaataaataaataaactaaaagc from Arachis hypogaea cultivar Tifrunner chromosome 10, arahy.Tifrunner.gnm2.J5K5, whole genome shotgun sequence includes:
- the LOC112716271 gene encoding protein LONGIFOLIA 1 isoform X1 → MAAKLLHSLADDNPDLQKQIGCMTGIFQLFDRHHVLAPRHKRISAGNPHFGDGSLETDSNNMLHQQTTMDMNFKKGVNEKQRTSTESSRPSFSSCSSSLSSLDCKAEAEATFDGIVFPETLSTISPHLARHTLDLRDVVKDSMYREPRGLSVKTTAKEEAAFHTMKHKDSPRPFRPSKAVDGCYGVGIDGKHSVPVDLNDSMRVLAKLREAPWYYGEMRPSHEVKDGKWHSISKDSPRFAYDRRETSRFSFESHDTIKSTPKIREFPRHSLDSREGTWRGHNAESKPSHHSSKAYSCTSTSNNKVSSPQQSSTIQSRPPSVVAKLMGLEALPDSALASYTQSSPGETYTAQDNGQFPISRDGFTWPLRVSSSPKISLKDPTSPRRKNADLVMKPISSARVPIEPAPWKQQDGNRSSQKTSSTATKAPARTPDSFTSVYSDIEKRLKDLEFKQSGRDLRALKQILEAMQEKGLLDNRKEEQAPNVARNQRDYEPKVINLIENSTSARHQNPQGNNALSSTIKGYDSARAFESPIVIMKPAKFVEKTRISASSVTPIGSQKLQSSGAYVNKNALSSTGEVKDQPSNTSHCNRDASTSAVDKKARNGKTMKQAQTQTRSQQFPRENSPSSVKHSRSVSPRMQQKKLELDKRARPPAPPVDSNKPRRLTGKKTAELGPPAGKIRPKGRNSRPGDEQMSEASTESRSLSCQGDDVSLKSDGITVDSKTDIEFTSSLRSAEIEDGQSPSLKAMKQLVSQTVQKSSERLDQDETVAELATVAPENPSPMSSPGKKTPEERKADNENQDLWNTADSLSFNSSGEMNRKKLQSIDHLVQKLRRLNSSHDEARIDYIASLCENTNPDHRYVSEILLASGLLLRDLSSELLTFQLHTSGHPINPELFLVLEQTKASSLLAKEESTGKVAYPKLNAEKFHRKLIFDAVNEILGVKLGSSTELWFQPSTVNLAKKTVGAQKLLKELCFEIEKMQAKNHDCSLEEEDSLKSMLMEDVMHESWTEFNRDLPGVVLDVERLIFKDLVDEVVIGESVGLRVKSSVRRRRQFRK
- the LOC112716271 gene encoding protein LONGIFOLIA 1 isoform X2; this encodes MAAKLLHSLADDNPDLQKQIGCMTGIFQLFDRHHVLAPRHKRISAGNPHFGDGSLETDSNNMLHQQTTMDMNFKKGVNEKQRTSTESSRPSFSSCSSSLSSLDCKAEAEATFDGIVFPETLSTISPHLARHTLDLRDVVKDSMYREPRGLSVKTTAKEEAAFHTMKHKDSPRPFRPSKAVDGCYGVGIDGKHSVPVDLNDSMRVLAKLREAPWYYGEMRPSHEVKDGKWHSISKDSPRFAYDRRETSRFSFESHDTIKSTPKIREFPRHSLDSREGTWRGHNAESKPSHHSSKAYSCTSTSNNKVSSPQQSSTIQSRPPSVVAKLMGLEALPDSALASYTQSSPGETYTAQDNGQFPISRDGFTWPLRVSSSPKISLKDPTSPRRKNADLVMKPISSARVPIEPAPWKQQDGNRSSQKTSSTATKAPARTPDSFTSVYSDIEKRLKDLEFKQSGRDLRALKQILEAMQEKGLLDNRKEEQAPNVARNQRDYEPKVINLIENSTSARHQNPQGNNALSSTIKGYDSARAFESPIVIMKPAKFVEKTRISASSVTPIGSQKLQSSGAYVNKNALSSTGEVKDQPSNTSHCNRDASTSAVDKKARNGKTMKQAQTQTRSQQFPRENSPSSVKHSRSVSPRMQQKKLELDKRARPPAPPVDSNKPRRLTGKKTAELGPPAGKIRPKGRNSRPGDEQMSEASTESRSLSCQGDDVSLKSDGITVDSKTDIEFTSSLRSAEIEDGQSPSLKAMKQLVSQTVQKSSERLDQDETVAELATVAPENPSPMSSPGKKTPEERKDNENQDLWNTADSLSFNSSGEMNRKKLQSIDHLVQKLRRLNSSHDEARIDYIASLCENTNPDHRYVSEILLASGLLLRDLSSELLTFQLHTSGHPINPELFLVLEQTKASSLLAKEESTGKVAYPKLNAEKFHRKLIFDAVNEILGVKLGSSTELWFQPSTVNLAKKTVGAQKLLKELCFEIEKMQAKNHDCSLEEEDSLKSMLMEDVMHESWTEFNRDLPGVVLDVERLIFKDLVDEVVIGESVGLRVKSSVRRRRQFRK